In one window of Corynebacterium mycetoides DNA:
- a CDS encoding GNAT family N-acetyltransferase — protein sequence MLTALSVGAGDTEAVGAYVFSSTLAAQDITGLSTSGVSAAHVIKRLEGSAESLSYLFALTTREAPRPLGDLGYPAIQDDLLDIAAWVFISLPLLEDVRVIEAHITLDAAIAPLPGEPIPEAPWLSALSLIDALSNAFTRPIRHIWVTHTLGADEPPALRAAGYSPAFSEVQATLTLENVSAPQLDMDVVADMNYAPEDIPAFLRLLASASANYPRGELILDTVDWTRERLADAAARLRDRGGTQLTALARAASGDVVGLAEAVTFDHDVESVCELGLVYVLPEHRGRGLGRATVSAVLRAARERWEEADTAFVSYPADEAAAVALARSFGVEEVSPTTVWQHLSHPLESAHPCPSAAPSPRPW from the coding sequence GTGCTCACCGCTTTAAGCGTCGGGGCCGGCGACACCGAGGCGGTTGGCGCCTACGTGTTCTCCTCCACCCTGGCCGCCCAGGACATCACGGGGTTGTCCACGTCGGGCGTTTCAGCGGCGCACGTGATCAAGCGCCTCGAGGGCTCGGCGGAGTCGCTGTCGTACCTTTTCGCACTGACCACCCGCGAGGCCCCGCGCCCGCTTGGAGATCTCGGCTACCCCGCGATCCAGGACGACCTCCTCGACATCGCGGCCTGGGTCTTCATCTCCCTCCCGCTTCTCGAGGACGTGCGCGTCATCGAGGCCCACATCACCCTCGACGCGGCCATCGCTCCCCTGCCCGGCGAGCCCATCCCTGAAGCTCCCTGGCTCAGCGCGCTCTCGCTTATCGACGCCCTCTCCAACGCCTTCACCCGCCCCATCCGACACATCTGGGTGACGCACACACTGGGTGCCGACGAGCCCCCGGCCCTGCGCGCCGCCGGTTACTCTCCCGCGTTTTCCGAGGTCCAGGCCACCCTGACACTGGAGAACGTGTCCGCTCCGCAGCTGGACATGGACGTCGTGGCCGACATGAACTACGCGCCGGAGGACATCCCGGCCTTCCTGCGCCTGCTCGCTTCCGCCTCGGCGAACTACCCGCGCGGCGAGCTGATCCTGGACACCGTCGATTGGACGCGCGAGCGCCTTGCCGATGCCGCCGCCCGCCTCCGCGACCGCGGCGGCACCCAACTCACCGCGCTGGCGCGCGCAGCATCCGGCGACGTAGTCGGGCTTGCCGAGGCCGTCACCTTCGACCACGACGTCGAATCCGTCTGCGAGCTCGGCCTGGTCTACGTGCTGCCCGAGCACCGCGGCCGGGGCCTGGGGCGCGCCACGGTCTCGGCGGTGCTGCGCGCCGCCCGCGAAAGGTGGGAAGAAGCTGATACCGCTTTTGTTTCGTACCCCGCCGACGAGGCGGCCGCGGTCGCGCTCGCGCGCAGTTTCGGGGTGGAGGAGGTGTCTCCGACGACGGTGTGGCAACACTTATCTCACCCTTTAGAGAGTGCGCATCCCTGTCCATCGGCAGCTCCATCGCCCAGGCCATGGTGA
- a CDS encoding DEAD/DEAH box helicase family protein, giving the protein MSDPTKIKTFREINPLVYSWTTPDLPKYEGWEKIGYTEQAGSEKRIKQQASQLSIAQKTKWARRALFTSESGGRFTDRDFHAYLKQQGIERELKPKRTEWHKFTGAPKSSLEYFNAFAGQDFADLQASGSDFYELRPEQEAAVEQGLEAFKAGHAEVLWNAKPRFGKTLATYDLLRRLGVSKVLIVTNRPAVANSWYDDFVRFIGHQTTFQFVSESASLAERQPMTRAQFRDLIANDPTGDHRVIEFLSLQDLKGSRYFGGKFDKLRHIADLEWDLLVVDEAHEGVDTTKTDIAFDHIRRSYTLHLSGTPFKALAEGKFSSEQIYNWTYADEREALAQWEDETRDNPYQSLPTLNMFTYQMSRVLSDRLEMGMAAEDDSENLDYAFDLSAFFATKSNGYFEHEADVIKFLDTLTTNEKYPFSTPSLRDEIRHSFWLLNRVASAKALERLLKKHEVFKNYTVILAAGDGPSDDGDLSIVGKSLSLVRNAIKEAEANGGRTITLSVGQLTTGVTVPEWTAVMMLSNIKSPALYMQAAFRAQNPCTFERGGLVLQKQNAYIFDFAPERTLSIYDQFANNLRPNPSGDPVVRQDNIRTLLNFFPVIGEDSEGRMEKLDASQVLTYPQVFKAREVVRRGFLSNLLFANVAGIFRYSEHYIHVLSKLPKAEADKARMHGEIEMPLIQPMVDADGNASVDFETVINPKLAVLGKPMWKVEDVGHVEEGSTQRQVAKRLNDIVEEKLRDARLRTQEEYGLTDKQVERDKRATKAKVEAVVEQTFTKYKIAQNHIEAELREAATEAEAEALKEKQRANDASLNQRLVEAVESVTSSVPGEIILREETRKEQRRVDTAMDDVRDRLRGFARTVPMFIMAYGDRDLRLGNFDDYTPDDVFEEITGITEDEFRLLRDGQTIMSDDGTPERIPGLFDETVFNQAIQEFLDKKEALADYFDDSLTENIFAYIPPQRNTSLVYTPQRTVALMMDELEAQDPGVFSDPEKTFADLFSTAGLFLMELVRRLDTGLAGQMPDQRERLHHILTKQLFEMSHTELLRSITLEAVSGGVQERKQWMEASGHYRVGNIAKMTPDERQAVVNDMLSGRNLDDR; this is encoded by the coding sequence ATGTCTGACCCTACAAAGATTAAAACGTTCCGTGAGATAAACCCTTTGGTATATTCCTGGACAACGCCGGACCTCCCGAAGTACGAGGGGTGGGAGAAGATCGGGTACACGGAACAGGCCGGTAGCGAGAAGCGAATCAAGCAGCAGGCATCGCAGTTGTCCATTGCCCAGAAGACTAAGTGGGCACGGCGAGCGCTCTTCACCTCTGAATCCGGTGGGAGATTCACCGATCGTGACTTCCACGCTTACTTGAAACAGCAAGGCATTGAGCGCGAGCTTAAGCCAAAGCGCACCGAATGGCACAAATTCACTGGTGCGCCGAAGTCATCACTAGAATACTTTAATGCTTTCGCGGGGCAGGATTTTGCCGACTTACAAGCAAGCGGTTCGGACTTCTACGAGTTGCGTCCAGAACAGGAAGCCGCCGTCGAGCAAGGATTGGAAGCGTTTAAGGCTGGGCACGCTGAGGTATTGTGGAACGCGAAGCCACGATTCGGGAAAACTCTGGCGACATACGACCTTTTACGTCGCCTCGGCGTATCAAAAGTTCTGATTGTCACGAACCGTCCCGCGGTCGCGAACTCCTGGTACGACGACTTTGTGCGCTTTATCGGTCACCAGACGACGTTCCAGTTCGTGTCGGAGTCGGCGTCTCTGGCGGAGCGGCAGCCTATGACTCGCGCGCAGTTTCGCGATCTGATAGCGAATGATCCTACAGGCGATCATCGAGTCATCGAGTTTCTTTCGCTCCAGGACCTAAAAGGCTCGCGCTACTTCGGCGGCAAGTTCGACAAGTTGCGCCATATCGCAGACTTGGAATGGGACCTGCTCGTGGTTGATGAGGCCCACGAGGGTGTGGATACGACGAAGACGGACATTGCGTTTGACCACATCAGGCGCTCATACACGCTGCATCTTTCAGGAACCCCGTTCAAGGCATTGGCAGAGGGGAAGTTCAGCTCCGAGCAAATTTACAATTGGACCTACGCGGACGAACGCGAGGCGCTTGCCCAGTGGGAGGATGAGACTCGGGACAATCCATATCAGAGTTTGCCGACGCTCAACATGTTTACCTATCAGATGTCGAGGGTACTCAGTGATCGATTGGAGATGGGCATGGCCGCGGAGGACGACAGCGAAAACCTGGACTACGCGTTTGACCTGAGCGCGTTCTTCGCCACTAAGTCGAACGGCTACTTTGAGCATGAGGCCGACGTAATCAAATTCCTCGACACTTTAACGACGAACGAGAAGTATCCGTTCTCGACACCGAGCCTGCGAGACGAGATCCGGCACTCATTCTGGCTACTGAACCGCGTTGCCTCGGCAAAGGCGTTGGAACGTCTCCTGAAGAAGCATGAGGTGTTTAAGAACTATACGGTCATTCTCGCTGCAGGCGATGGCCCTTCCGACGACGGCGACCTCAGCATCGTCGGTAAATCCCTTTCCCTGGTTCGTAACGCGATAAAGGAGGCCGAAGCCAATGGGGGACGAACGATCACGCTGTCGGTGGGACAACTCACTACAGGCGTAACGGTTCCTGAGTGGACTGCAGTGATGATGCTTTCCAACATCAAATCCCCAGCCCTGTACATGCAGGCAGCGTTCCGCGCTCAGAATCCATGCACTTTCGAGCGCGGTGGGCTTGTCTTACAGAAGCAAAACGCCTACATCTTCGACTTCGCGCCCGAGCGAACGCTTTCGATCTACGACCAATTCGCGAACAACCTCCGCCCGAATCCATCTGGGGACCCCGTGGTGCGTCAAGACAACATCCGTACCCTGCTCAATTTCTTCCCCGTGATCGGTGAGGACTCCGAGGGTCGCATGGAGAAACTCGACGCCTCGCAGGTGCTCACTTACCCGCAGGTATTCAAGGCCCGCGAGGTCGTGCGCCGTGGATTTCTCTCCAACTTGCTTTTTGCCAATGTGGCGGGCATCTTCCGCTATTCGGAACACTACATTCACGTGCTGAGTAAACTGCCCAAGGCGGAAGCGGATAAAGCGAGGATGCACGGTGAGATTGAAATGCCGCTAATTCAGCCAATGGTCGACGCCGACGGTAATGCGAGCGTTGACTTCGAGACGGTTATAAACCCCAAGTTGGCAGTGTTGGGCAAGCCCATGTGGAAGGTTGAGGACGTGGGCCACGTTGAAGAAGGCTCCACTCAGCGTCAGGTAGCCAAGAGGCTCAACGACATCGTGGAAGAGAAGCTCCGCGACGCGCGCTTGCGTACACAAGAGGAGTACGGGCTCACCGATAAGCAGGTGGAGCGAGACAAGAGGGCCACGAAGGCGAAGGTCGAAGCGGTCGTGGAACAGACATTCACGAAGTACAAAATTGCCCAGAATCACATCGAAGCCGAACTCAGAGAAGCCGCAACGGAAGCCGAAGCGGAAGCGCTCAAAGAGAAGCAGCGGGCAAACGATGCTTCGCTAAATCAGAGACTCGTTGAAGCCGTCGAGTCCGTCACAAGCAGCGTTCCCGGGGAGATCATCCTGCGCGAGGAAACTCGCAAGGAACAGCGCCGAGTAGACACAGCAATGGACGACGTCAGAGACCGCCTGCGTGGGTTCGCGCGCACCGTGCCCATGTTCATCATGGCTTACGGTGACCGCGACCTGCGCTTGGGGAACTTTGACGACTACACCCCCGACGATGTATTCGAGGAAATCACGGGCATCACCGAAGACGAATTCCGTTTGCTCCGTGATGGGCAAACGATAATGAGCGACGACGGCACACCCGAGCGGATACCCGGCCTATTCGACGAGACGGTGTTTAACCAGGCGATTCAGGAGTTCCTAGACAAGAAGGAAGCGCTCGCGGACTATTTCGACGACTCCCTAACCGAGAACATCTTCGCCTATATTCCCCCGCAACGGAACACCTCTCTCGTTTACACGCCGCAGAGGACGGTTGCCTTGATGATGGACGAGCTGGAGGCGCAGGATCCGGGCGTCTTCAGTGATCCGGAAAAGACGTTTGCAGATCTGTTCTCGACCGCGGGTTTGTTCCTGATGGAGTTGGTGCGCCGTCTCGACACGGGGCTGGCGGGCCAGATGCCCGACCAACGCGAACGCCTGCATCACATCCTTACAAAACAACTATTCGAGATGAGCCATACGGAATTGCTGCGCTCAATCACCCTCGAAGCGGTCTCGGGGGGTGTCCAAGAACGTAAACAGTGGATGGAAGCGTCAGGCCACTATCGCGTTGGAAACATCGCCAAGATGACCCCAGATGAACGACAGGCAGTCGTTAACGACATGCTGAGCGGAAGGAATTTAGATGACCGTTAA
- a CDS encoding AIPR family protein, whose product MKLQRRQVLKALEDDFGPHVNISDIKNHGEQTISEMRASRALAALAFASRAKIEPKVACSAITDESNDHGLDLVGISEFKETLYLIQSKTSDGAPGLTDVQKFNSGIRAILKADFDALGPKVQSRKAEIEEAFNMRNLRVCAIFSHLGTNTLSSTVVREKESLLEDINSSGEIIEYEFLDLGGNHSIRNTGSDLESIDSKITLTSWTSPSEYKNEILGIVPATEVAALFERFGDRLFDKNIRKAIRSSEVNQHIVETLKTNPESFWHFNNGITVVVDTISAPGIAIPKAGEQTFELENLSVVNGAQTTTCIYNAHREGASLTEAYVSVRIISTEGRDEEFGSKVTRFTNTQNRIGGREFVALDPFQQLLKDLLAEEGIQYSFRTGEERDPEKFREFISLEDATRALACYAGIEHASRVKSEISTYWNDYKSEPYTKLFNSRLEAPVVVHTVTVYREIDKILEEIGSASSDGGIKALKQMTNYVTALVLGEMRREKFEFNNIESDPLEWVLDQKRAIVEFANSTLSHYAHINRTGYPLPFFKNIAKVRVLHEKTGDFQKMGFDRED is encoded by the coding sequence ATGAAACTCCAACGACGCCAGGTTTTGAAAGCCTTAGAGGACGACTTTGGGCCACATGTCAATATTTCAGATATCAAAAACCACGGAGAACAAACGATTTCGGAGATGAGGGCCTCCCGTGCCCTAGCTGCACTAGCTTTCGCGTCGCGTGCCAAAATCGAGCCTAAAGTTGCCTGTTCTGCAATTACGGATGAGTCGAATGACCATGGCCTCGACCTAGTGGGAATAAGTGAATTCAAGGAGACGCTGTATCTGATTCAATCTAAGACAAGTGATGGGGCACCCGGCTTAACTGACGTACAGAAGTTCAATTCTGGAATCCGAGCGATTCTCAAGGCAGATTTCGATGCTCTAGGTCCAAAAGTGCAGTCTAGGAAGGCCGAGATCGAAGAAGCTTTCAACATGCGTAATCTCCGTGTTTGTGCCATCTTCTCTCACTTGGGCACAAACACCCTGAGCAGCACTGTCGTTAGAGAAAAGGAGTCTCTTCTAGAGGACATCAACAGTAGCGGTGAAATAATCGAGTACGAATTCTTAGATCTCGGAGGCAATCACTCAATTAGAAATACTGGAAGTGATCTCGAGAGCATCGATTCAAAGATCACATTGACCTCATGGACTAGCCCAAGCGAATACAAGAATGAGATCTTGGGAATAGTACCCGCGACAGAGGTCGCAGCATTGTTCGAGCGGTTCGGCGATCGACTATTCGACAAGAACATCAGAAAAGCAATAAGGTCCTCCGAAGTCAACCAACACATTGTTGAGACACTGAAGACCAATCCGGAGAGCTTCTGGCATTTCAACAACGGGATCACGGTTGTAGTCGACACTATAAGCGCGCCGGGTATCGCCATACCTAAAGCGGGGGAACAAACCTTCGAACTGGAAAATCTCAGCGTTGTAAATGGTGCACAAACTACGACCTGCATATACAACGCCCATAGAGAGGGAGCTAGTCTCACTGAAGCATATGTGAGCGTTCGGATTATTTCTACGGAAGGAAGAGATGAGGAGTTTGGATCCAAAGTTACTAGATTCACCAACACACAAAATCGTATTGGCGGCCGGGAATTTGTAGCATTGGACCCGTTCCAGCAACTCCTCAAAGACTTGTTGGCAGAAGAGGGCATTCAATATAGTTTCCGAACGGGCGAAGAAAGAGACCCGGAGAAATTCCGTGAATTTATCAGCCTGGAAGACGCTACGAGGGCATTAGCTTGCTACGCGGGAATTGAACACGCTAGCAGGGTTAAAAGCGAAATCAGCACTTATTGGAACGACTACAAGTCAGAACCTTACACCAAGCTCTTTAATTCGAGGCTAGAAGCCCCCGTGGTCGTCCATACGGTTACCGTCTATCGCGAAATCGACAAAATTCTCGAGGAAATTGGTTCCGCCTCCAGCGATGGGGGAATCAAGGCGCTCAAACAAATGACCAATTACGTTACCGCCCTAGTACTTGGGGAAATGCGTAGGGAAAAATTTGAATTCAACAACATCGAAAGCGATCCACTGGAATGGGTGCTGGACCAAAAGCGCGCGATAGTCGAGTTTGCTAACAGTACGCTTTCCCACTACGCACACATTAACCGGACTGGATATCCCCTGCCTTTCTTCAAAAACATAGCCAAAGTGAGGGTCCTTCACGAGAAAACTGGTGATTTCCAGAAAATGGGGTTTGATCGAGAGGATTAG
- a CDS encoding IS110 family RNA-guided transposase, whose product MTTDIDLSASPVAGVDTHTDTHTVAAVTPTGRHLATETFPTTRPGYTHLAEFLSKHGVGAVGVEGTNSFGAGLTRHLIDRGYTVVEVLRPARSIRRRDGKSDPVDALAAARQVLTGEGLSTPKDSTGPVESLRALQITRKQLVSTTAKLITTMKSLLVTAPDDIRTRYATMTNHALVNALVYCRPSSDVTDPRNGVLTSLKILATTYRALRVQCDELETRIAALVSVINPHVSNIVGCGALVSADLLISIGDNPERIHSEAALAHLCGVAPLPASSGRTNRHRLNRGGDRRANSALYRIAMVRMKCDQRTREYVARRTEEGLSKREIIRCLKSAIVREIYRVICTRRSTSQPRDLRRDELKELRIAKHLTQVVVAKHLGRAPARISDIETGKRPLTELASAYEKFLKSA is encoded by the coding sequence ATGACCACAGACATCGACCTCTCCGCAAGCCCCGTCGCCGGGGTCGACACCCACACCGACACCCACACCGTCGCCGCGGTGACCCCAACCGGCCGGCACCTGGCCACCGAAACCTTCCCCACCACCAGGCCCGGCTACACACACCTCGCCGAGTTCCTCAGCAAGCACGGTGTCGGCGCCGTCGGAGTAGAAGGAACCAACTCCTTCGGTGCCGGATTAACCCGGCATCTCATAGACCGTGGCTACACGGTCGTTGAAGTCCTGCGCCCGGCCCGCAGCATTCGACGCCGGGACGGGAAATCAGATCCGGTGGATGCCCTTGCCGCCGCGCGACAGGTCCTGACCGGGGAAGGGCTGAGCACGCCTAAAGATTCCACGGGCCCGGTGGAGTCGTTACGAGCGTTACAGATCACCCGGAAACAGCTGGTGTCCACCACCGCGAAACTCATCACAACGATGAAGTCGTTGCTGGTCACAGCCCCTGATGACATCCGCACCCGCTACGCCACGATGACCAACCACGCTCTGGTCAACGCGTTGGTGTACTGCCGACCGTCGTCGGATGTTACTGATCCGCGAAATGGTGTGCTGACCAGCCTGAAGATTCTGGCCACGACCTACCGCGCATTGCGGGTGCAGTGCGATGAGCTGGAAACCCGGATCGCTGCCCTGGTGTCAGTGATCAATCCCCATGTCAGCAACATCGTGGGATGTGGGGCTCTTGTTTCCGCTGATCTGCTGATCAGCATCGGCGATAATCCGGAGCGCATCCACTCCGAAGCAGCGCTGGCGCACTTATGTGGAGTGGCTCCACTGCCGGCAAGCTCTGGGCGAACCAACCGGCACCGGCTCAATCGTGGTGGTGACCGGCGGGCGAACTCAGCGTTGTACCGAATCGCTATGGTGAGGATGAAGTGTGACCAGCGCACCAGGGAGTACGTCGCCCGGCGTACCGAGGAGGGGTTGTCGAAAAGGGAGATTATTCGCTGCCTGAAGAGCGCGATCGTCCGGGAGATCTACCGGGTCATATGCACCAGGCGCAGTACGTCACAGCCCAGGGATCTTCGTCGGGATGAGTTGAAAGAACTGCGTATCGCGAAGCATCTCACCCAGGTGGTTGTAGCGAAGCATTTGGGGCGTGCCCCGGCGAGGATCAGTGACATCGAGACTGGAAAACGCCCGTTGACGGAATTAGCATCGGCCTACGAAAAATTTCTGAAAAGCGCTTGA
- a CDS encoding DUF349 domain-containing protein, giving the protein MTQTPTPGSHIPTPGALAQRKARPAAAAPATTPAVPATDPSKFGRVADDGTVYLTYKGTEREIANWQAGTPEEGLAHYGQRFDDLATEVALLETRLAAHPEDADGIKKQAQALKDSLGEQAVIGDVESLETRLDTLIGATADARKAADQAKQQRRADAIARKEALAAEAEDLAENSTEWKAAGDRIRAILDEWRTIRGIDRTTDDALWKRYSRARDAFNRRRGAHFAELDRGRASAKKAKEDLVARAEALKESTDWNETARAYRDLMREWKAAGRAPREVDDALWEQFRAAQDHFFNARDAVNAERDREFEANAEAKDALLAEYDGLIDPAKGLGAAKSKLRELQDKWEEIGFVPRGKVREYEDKIGAIEKRVADAEESRWRQNDPAAQDRVNQFQVKADDFTKQAEAAEAKGDTKKAEELRAQAAQWQEFADVAAKAVSDR; this is encoded by the coding sequence CCACCCCGGGTGCCCTGGCCCAGCGGAAGGCGAGGCCGGCAGCTGCGGCCCCCGCGACGACCCCGGCGGTGCCCGCGACCGACCCGTCGAAGTTCGGCCGGGTTGCGGACGACGGCACCGTGTACCTGACGTACAAGGGCACCGAGCGCGAGATCGCTAACTGGCAGGCCGGTACTCCCGAGGAGGGCCTGGCGCACTACGGCCAGCGTTTCGACGACCTCGCCACCGAAGTCGCCTTGCTGGAGACCCGCCTTGCCGCCCACCCGGAGGACGCCGACGGCATTAAGAAGCAGGCCCAGGCGTTGAAGGATTCGCTGGGTGAGCAGGCCGTGATCGGTGACGTCGAGTCGCTGGAGACGCGTCTGGACACGCTGATTGGCGCCACCGCCGACGCGCGCAAGGCCGCCGACCAGGCGAAGCAGCAGCGACGCGCCGACGCCATCGCCCGCAAGGAGGCGCTCGCCGCGGAGGCGGAAGACCTGGCGGAAAACTCCACCGAGTGGAAGGCCGCCGGCGACCGGATCCGCGCCATCTTGGACGAGTGGCGCACGATCCGCGGCATCGACCGCACCACTGACGACGCGCTGTGGAAGCGCTACTCCCGCGCCCGCGACGCGTTCAACCGCCGCCGCGGCGCGCACTTCGCCGAGCTCGACCGCGGCCGCGCCAGCGCGAAGAAGGCCAAGGAGGACCTGGTCGCCCGCGCCGAGGCGCTCAAGGAGTCAACGGATTGGAACGAGACCGCCCGCGCCTACCGCGACCTGATGCGCGAGTGGAAGGCCGCCGGCCGCGCCCCGCGCGAGGTGGATGACGCTCTGTGGGAGCAGTTCCGCGCCGCCCAGGATCACTTCTTCAACGCCCGCGACGCCGTCAACGCCGAGCGCGACCGCGAGTTCGAGGCCAACGCCGAGGCGAAGGACGCCCTGCTTGCGGAGTACGACGGTTTGATAGACCCCGCCAAGGGCCTCGGCGCCGCCAAGTCCAAGCTGCGCGAGCTGCAGGACAAGTGGGAGGAGATCGGTTTCGTCCCGCGCGGCAAGGTCCGCGAGTACGAGGACAAGATCGGCGCGATTGAAAAGCGCGTGGCGGACGCCGAGGAGTCACGCTGGCGCCAGAACGACCCGGCGGCCCAGGACCGGGTGAACCAGTTCCAGGTCAAGGCCGACGACTTTACCAAGCAGGCCGAGGCCGCCGAGGCGAAGGGCGACACGAAGAAGGCCGAGGAGCTGCGCGCGCAGGCGGCCCAGTGGCAGGAGTTCGCCGACGTTGCCGCAAAGGCGGTCAGCGACCGCTAG
- a CDS encoding DNA methyltransferase family protein: MTAAHDLPQRRQVLINGGRVEVIVKSRDRVRAYGEVFTPVHMVEKMLDLVSPELETGPGFVDKTFFEPAAGDGNFLTAIYRRKLSAIQKRYKPGLWKDESLFALASIYAVEFLEDNHADAQANLLGEFVNFHKSNGVACGPRTNLFKAASYLIAMNIRCGNTLTGLDNEGQKITFSWWHRILNSPPMVQREVFTLNSLREASQDQSVFDFDSHPTYAQCRIDQVHKEESADV, from the coding sequence ATGACTGCCGCCCACGACCTTCCCCAGCGCCGACAAGTTTTAATAAACGGCGGCCGCGTTGAGGTGATCGTGAAGTCACGTGATCGGGTGCGGGCTTATGGCGAGGTGTTCACTCCGGTACACATGGTTGAGAAGATGCTCGACCTGGTGAGTCCGGAGCTGGAGACTGGCCCGGGGTTCGTGGACAAAACATTCTTCGAACCCGCCGCAGGCGATGGCAACTTCCTTACAGCTATCTACCGTCGTAAACTTTCAGCCATCCAGAAGCGCTACAAACCCGGCCTATGGAAGGATGAGTCACTGTTTGCTCTCGCGTCGATTTATGCGGTTGAGTTCCTAGAGGATAATCACGCCGACGCGCAGGCAAACTTGCTAGGTGAATTCGTGAATTTCCACAAGAGCAACGGGGTTGCGTGTGGGCCCAGAACCAATCTGTTCAAGGCGGCGAGCTACCTCATAGCCATGAACATCCGCTGTGGGAACACCTTGACCGGTCTCGACAATGAGGGGCAGAAGATCACGTTCTCCTGGTGGCATCGCATTCTCAACTCACCGCCGATGGTGCAACGAGAGGTGTTTACGCTGAACTCTTTGCGTGAGGCAAGCCAGGATCAATCCGTGTTCGACTTCGATTCCCACCCCACCTATGCCCAGTGTCGCATTGACCAAGTCCACAAGGAAGAAAGCGCTGATGTCTGA
- a CDS encoding Eco57I restriction-modification methylase domain-containing protein: protein MTVKKFDVVIGNPPYQQDGQGASTRSEPIYPAFMDAAYEVGDKVVLITPARFLSNSGQTKSIWNRKMLADKHLKVAIHTPDSSTLFPGTAIKGGIAVTYRDNEKEIGPIGTFLGSAEALRDVIEKVGATAENSLFEIVSSRALYRYSKLALSERPEIAAKQGKGTGNQVTPPSIEVLKEVVFFDEIPADGNEYVEVIGVVAGSRVTRWIRTDYLVTTPSLNKWKTIIARTNNTGAFGETLSSPFVGKPGLGHTDTFLSVGPFESKEEAEACLRYIKTKFSRALLSILKTTQDTPRGKWKYVPLQDFSSSSDIDWEGSIPEIDRQLYTKYGLSEEEIDFIEENVKPME, encoded by the coding sequence ATGACCGTTAAGAAATTCGATGTAGTGATCGGCAACCCGCCGTATCAGCAGGACGGGCAGGGTGCTTCTACTCGCTCTGAACCGATTTACCCGGCTTTCATGGATGCAGCTTACGAAGTAGGCGATAAAGTGGTGCTGATAACACCCGCGCGGTTCCTTTCAAACTCGGGGCAGACTAAGTCGATATGGAACCGCAAAATGCTAGCCGACAAGCACTTGAAGGTTGCTATCCATACTCCCGACTCGTCGACACTTTTCCCAGGGACGGCCATCAAGGGCGGCATTGCCGTGACTTACCGCGACAACGAAAAGGAGATTGGCCCCATCGGCACCTTTCTTGGGTCCGCCGAGGCCTTGCGAGACGTAATAGAAAAGGTTGGCGCCACCGCCGAGAATTCCCTGTTTGAGATAGTGAGTTCTCGAGCGCTTTACCGATACTCGAAACTGGCGTTGAGTGAGCGTCCTGAAATAGCGGCCAAGCAGGGTAAAGGTACAGGGAATCAGGTGACGCCACCCAGCATTGAGGTGCTGAAGGAGGTCGTTTTCTTCGACGAGATTCCAGCTGATGGAAATGAATATGTAGAAGTGATTGGAGTCGTTGCCGGGTCTCGCGTCACGCGGTGGATTCGCACCGACTACTTGGTAACTACCCCTTCGCTGAATAAGTGGAAGACGATCATTGCGCGCACCAACAACACTGGCGCATTCGGAGAAACACTCAGCTCCCCCTTTGTTGGGAAGCCAGGGCTCGGTCACACTGACACATTCTTAAGCGTCGGACCCTTTGAAAGTAAGGAGGAGGCAGAGGCTTGTCTGCGCTACATTAAGACGAAGTTTTCCCGCGCACTCCTGAGCATCCTCAAGACGACGCAGGACACCCCGAGGGGTAAATGGAAATACGTCCCGCTCCAAGACTTTTCCTCGTCCTCTGATATCGACTGGGAGGGGTCGATTCCAGAGATTGACAGGCAGCTTTACACCAAGTATGGCCTCAGTGAGGAAGAGATCGATTTCATTGAGGAGAACGTCAAGCCCATGGAGTGA